The following nucleotide sequence is from Desulfatirhabdium butyrativorans DSM 18734.
CCGTCCGTGCCATCGGGCAGTTTGATGTCCATCAGAATGAGATCGGGTTTGCAATCGAGCGCCATCGAAACGGCTTCTTTTCCGCCGGTGGCGATGCCAACAACCGCATATCCCATCGTTGTCAGGATTTCCTCGAGCTGGGTGGCGATAATGGCTTCATCATCCACAATCATCAGCCGAATCATGGCATCAAACCTCGCAGGTTGGTATCGGCCAAACAGGAAACCGGTTTTTCGGAATGGCGTACAGATCGGGGCACAGATGGAAAATCATCTATGGGAAGGATTGGGTTGCTGGCAGTGGATGAAGATTTTGGTGGCCAGCTTGGCCGCCGTGAATTCCGAAACCTGGGTATGCGGAATTTTACTCAGCTCCGTGATGTCGGCGGCAACGACGTGCCGTTTTGCCCCGAGCTTCCGGATGAGGGTGACGGCCTGGCGGTAGCTCAGCCCTCCTGGCTCGGGCGTTCCGACTCCCGGCATGACGGCCGGATCGAGGCCGTCCAGATCGAAGGTCAGGTAGACGTTTTCGGGCAATCGATCGATTGCCTCATCCATCCAGGCATCGTTGAACGGATCGATCCGGGAAGCAAAAAAGGGCTGCAAGCCTCGCTCCTGGACATAACGGTATTCTTCGGGAGAAAACGACCGGATACCGACCTGGGCGGTTTTCAGACCCATGTCTTCTACGACACGCCGCATGACGCAGGCATGATTCAATGGGCTCCCGTTCCAGGTTTCCCGAAGATCGAGGTGGGCATCGATCTGAAGCACGCCAAGATTCGGCCAGATTTCGGCGGCTGCGCGAATCGGACCGATGGAAACCGCATGATCGCCTCCCAGGGAAAGCAGAAACCGCTTTTGTCGGAACACATCGAGGGCCTGCATGTACATCTGGGCAACGGCACAGACCGGATCGTCCGGATCGGGCCGGAAAGCATCGAGGGTATGGATGCCTGCCCGGCGCCAGTCCTGAAACGTTTCTTCATCCATCACTTCG
It contains:
- the speB gene encoding agmatinase produces the protein MKPKNGHPSFGEAGASVDRIEDAGIVILPLCYEHAVSYGTGTVEGPIHLLEASAQLEVMDEETFQDWRRAGIHTLDAFRPDPDDPVCAVAQMYMQALDVFRQKRFLLSLGGDHAVSIGPIRAAAEIWPNLGVLQIDAHLDLRETWNGSPLNHACVMRRVVEDMGLKTAQVGIRSFSPEEYRYVQERGLQPFFASRIDPFNDAWMDEAIDRLPENVYLTFDLDGLDPAVMPGVGTPEPGGLSYRQAVTLIRKLGAKRHVVAADITELSKIPHTQVSEFTAAKLATKIFIHCQQPNPSHR